The following coding sequences lie in one Zingiber officinale cultivar Zhangliang chromosome 2B, Zo_v1.1, whole genome shotgun sequence genomic window:
- the LOC122046290 gene encoding sm-like protein LSM2, whose product MLFFSYFKELVGKEVTVELKNDLAIRGTLHSVDQYLNIKLENIKVVDEGKYPHMLSVRNCFIRGSVVRYVQLPPDGVDVDILHDATRREARGS is encoded by the exons ATG CTCTTCTTCTCGTACTTCAAGGAGTTGGTAGGTAAAGAAGTGACGGTGGAGCTGAAGAACGATCTCGCCATCAGAGGAACCCTCCACTCCGTCGACCAATACCTCAACATCAAGCTTGAGAACATCAAAGTCGTAGACGAAGGCAAATACCCGCACATG TTATCAGTACGCAACTGTTTTATCAGAGGGTCAGTGGTTCGGTATGTCCAGCTCCCCCCGGACGGTGTGGACGTCGATATCCTCCATGATGCGACAAGGAGAGAAGCCCGTGGAAGTTGA
- the LOC122046291 gene encoding uncharacterized protein LOC122046291, whose amino-acid sequence MGYKEVFAGLQEIFPQVDYRILKAFAIEHPKDIDAAAVSIVDILPSLTTSYDTSCTVQDTNEVKHPSTSAEKVKEPMLSRHQEDEEPTSLKKSLAGEDTVSSGSFSSDNRVPSCFVEHDSREPQVSFVNHLKELERPTSDDHVSKELNEHSDFNLNARENGFDLNLVEKVTLPSKLYEFEEFVDSHNNLSHDDECPFDQPVVQQSSIRKSDTGDFHHESETFHNLDSSVPASFQINDPHSPFESKNMVSDFIAREKVMSVGNFSLNCSNEQLGYPVQPLRTQNLSELETDDVVLDFHISNADIKVCETRDFKNPQSKSSDEGAAENGVLLANADNPCTGLLTRSGHFVDIVDLRDLISDAKSSKVNLFSAVESMTSVMKEVELHEERSKHAKEAASSAAEDILSDAEELKKILIHAKEAKDMHAGEIYGEKAILATEARELQYRLFGLSNDTKKSLTLIGEIQQTLEARLAAVKVEIAIAEQEKLEKEVAAGRILSEQEAIMASVVEESKKLQEEAEVNSKITEFLMDNGHVVDALQGEIAIICDDIMLLKERIDGGLPFGRSLRSLASSFSGSLSSSYNRSKHSSEEMLKHEDIAEKHSTQDDPMTTVKSSIAEQEQAEKSSENHGTFTDGWEILKDGEF is encoded by the exons ATGGGGTACAAGGAGGTCTTTGCAGGTCTCCAGGAGATTTTTCCACAG GTTGATTACCGCATATTGAAGGCTTTTGCTATTGAGCATCCTAAGGATATTGATGCTGCAGCTGTGTCTATTGTAGATATTCTGCCTTCTCTTACCACATCTTACGATACATCATGCACTGTGCAAGATACAAATGAAGTAAAGCATCCCTCAACCTCAG CTGAAAAGGTTAAAGAGCCTATGCTTTCTAGACATCAGGAAGATGAGGAGCCTACAAGTCTGAAAAAGTCATTGGCTGGTGAAGATACAGTTTCTAGTGGCAGTTTCAGTTCTGATAACAGGGTGCCATCATGCTTTGTGGAGCATGATTCCAGGGAGCCGCAGGTTAGCTTTGTAAATCATTTGAAGGAACTGGAACGTCCAACATCAGATGATCATGTTTCCAAGGAGCTGAATGAACATTCTGACTTCAATCTAAATGCCAGGGAGAATGGATTTGATCTAAACCTTGTGGAAAAAGTCACTCTTCCTTCAAAGCTTTATGAGTTTGAGGAGTTTGTAGACTCTCATAATAATCTAAGCCATGATGATGAGTGCCCTTTTGATCAACCTGTGGTGCAGCAATCATCAATTAGAAAATCAGATACTGGCGATTTTCACCATGAGTCTGAGACATTCCATAATCTAGATTCCTCAGTACCAGCTTCATTTCAAATTAATGATCCACATTCACCATTTGAATCAAAAAATATGGTTTCAGATTTTATAGCCAGGGAGAAAGTAATGAGTGTTGGGAATTTCTCGCTAAATTGTTCCAATGAACAATTAGGATATCCAGTTCAGCCTCTCAGGACTCAGAACCTCTCTGAATTGGAAACTGATGATGTTGTTTTAGATTTTCATATCTCAAATGCTGATATTAAAGTTTGTGAAACAAGAGATTTTAAAAACCCACAATCTAAGTCATCTGATGAGGGTGCTGCTGAGAATGGGGTGCTCCTTGCTAATGCTGATAATCCATGTACAGGTCTGCTTACACGATCAGGTCATTTTGTTGACATTGTGGATCTTCGAGATCTCATTTCAGATGCTAAAAGCAGCAAG GTAAATTTGTTTTCTGCTGTGGAATCGATGACTAGTGTGATGAAAGAGGTAGAGCTTCATGAGGAGAGGAGCAAGCATGCCAAAGAAGCAGCCTCAAGTGCTGCTGAAGATATTCTTTCCGATGCAGAGGAACTTAAAAAGATTCTAATACATGCAAAGGAAGCAAAGGACATG CATGCTGGAGAGATTTATGGTGAGAAAGCTATATTAGCAACTGAGGCTCGAGAACTCCAATATAGACTCTTCGGTTTGTCAAATGACACAAAAAAATCCCTTACACTGATTGGGGAG ATTCAACAAACCCTTGAAGCGCGCCTAGCTGCTGTGAAAGTCGAAATTGCAATAGCTGAACAAGAGAAACTTGAAAAGGAAGTAGCAGCTGGTAGGATCCTAAGCGAACAGGAAGCCATTATGGCTTCAGTAGTAGAAGAATCCAAAAAGCTGCAAGAAGAAGCAGAAGTGAACTCCAAG ATAACGGAGTTTCTGATGGACAATGGCCACGTGGTTGATGCTCTCCA AGGTGAAATTGCTATCATCTGTGATGACATCATGCTGCTAAAAGAAAGAATCGATGGTGGTCTACCATTTGGTAGATCTCTGCGTTCATTAGCTTCAAGCTTCTCTGGTTCTTTGAGCTCATCCTACAATAGGAGCAAACATTCGTCGGAGGAGATGCTCAAGCACGAAGATATTGCAGAGAAGCATTCGACTCAAGATGATCCTATGACAACGGTGAAGTCTTCAATCGCCGAGCAAGAGCAAGCCGAGAAAAGTAGTGAAAATCATGGGACATTCACAGATGGCTGGGAAATTCTGAAAGATGGAGAATTCTGA